The proteins below are encoded in one region of Fimbriimonadaceae bacterium:
- a CDS encoding glycosyltransferase: MEGKGCDVAVIAMDDGKENPTYPSRVGLTIDKCDPYSHVMAADFINQRGGTLCVQHEHGIFGGPDGSDLLHLLRGVQVPVVTTLHTILSSPTQGQRDTVRAIADLSSRLVVMNPIAVKLLQRAYGIDSSKVCVIEHGVHEPLSLTREEAKDQLGWIGRNILTFGLLSPGKGIEAMVRAMPEVLKFAPEARYVVVGQTHPHVKRQSGEAYRASLESLIEELGICGSVEFVDRFVDLEELLVMLHACEVYVTPYLNREQITSGTLAYAVGSGRAVVSTEYWHAQELLGDGTGLLVPPSDPAALGEAVGRLLADEGFRKGVEARATQKAQTMTWKQVGAEYTRTFGQCLREYVPSREATLARSFDGEVPNLFHLQALTDDTGILQHANYDIPNRREGYCTDDNARALSLVLELGNVYGWDPNLVRLEAVYASFLEYAYNEKCGKFRNFMDFRRHWLEDEGSEESQGRAFAALGRLARYGSNIGRKTLGESLFRQALPSIKEMRYVRSRANALIGLVDLTTEVWREEYAHLAGQLAQEILAQCRDEEGWKWPEESMTYDNGRFAEALIAYGYEFQNVKSLSQGLEILEHVTAVHTGPGGVFLPIGCHGFHPGGGPRAVFDQQPIEAMSIVLACARAFEATGRRKWIREAERAYRWFEGENAVGVPVIPPDGTGAYDGLAPDGPSLNRGAESTIAYLTSRVVYEGLIQRVAPWEAVTVC, from the coding sequence TTGGAAGGAAAAGGGTGCGACGTTGCGGTAATCGCAATGGACGATGGCAAAGAAAACCCGACCTATCCGTCGCGGGTCGGATTGACCATTGATAAGTGCGATCCCTATTCGCACGTCATGGCCGCAGACTTTATCAATCAGCGTGGGGGCACGCTTTGCGTGCAACACGAGCACGGGATCTTTGGCGGGCCCGACGGTAGTGATCTCCTCCACCTTCTCCGCGGTGTCCAAGTTCCGGTCGTGACGACCCTTCACACGATCCTTTCTAGTCCCACCCAAGGGCAAAGGGACACAGTGCGGGCCATCGCCGACCTTTCGAGCCGCTTAGTCGTCATGAATCCGATAGCGGTTAAACTCTTACAGCGGGCTTATGGCATTGACTCTAGCAAAGTGTGCGTGATCGAGCACGGCGTGCACGAACCGCTTTCTCTCACCCGCGAGGAGGCCAAAGACCAGTTGGGTTGGATCGGGCGAAACATCCTCACATTTGGGCTGCTATCTCCGGGAAAGGGCATCGAGGCCATGGTCCGCGCGATGCCGGAGGTGTTAAAGTTTGCTCCAGAAGCCCGGTACGTGGTCGTCGGGCAGACACACCCCCACGTTAAGCGACAAAGTGGCGAGGCTTATCGAGCAAGCCTTGAGTCCCTCATCGAAGAATTAGGGATTTGCGGGAGCGTGGAGTTCGTCGACCGGTTCGTCGATCTCGAAGAGCTTTTGGTCATGCTTCATGCCTGCGAGGTGTACGTGACTCCTTATCTGAACAGGGAGCAGATTACTTCGGGGACCTTGGCTTATGCGGTAGGTTCCGGCCGCGCCGTCGTCTCCACTGAGTACTGGCACGCGCAAGAGTTGCTCGGCGACGGCACCGGCCTTCTTGTGCCGCCGTCGGATCCCGCTGCGCTCGGCGAGGCGGTCGGCCGTTTGCTCGCCGACGAAGGGTTTAGAAAGGGAGTAGAGGCCCGCGCGACGCAAAAGGCGCAGACCATGACTTGGAAACAAGTCGGCGCGGAGTACACGCGCACTTTCGGACAGTGTCTCCGCGAATACGTGCCTTCTCGAGAGGCGACCCTTGCCCGCTCCTTCGACGGGGAAGTTCCTAACCTTTTCCATTTGCAGGCGCTGACCGACGACACCGGAATCCTGCAACATGCGAACTACGACATTCCGAACCGTCGTGAGGGGTATTGCACAGACGACAACGCCCGCGCCCTCTCCCTGGTCTTAGAACTCGGTAACGTCTATGGGTGGGATCCTAACCTGGTTCGATTAGAGGCCGTCTACGCCAGCTTTCTTGAATACGCCTATAACGAGAAATGCGGAAAGTTCCGAAATTTCATGGATTTCCGACGCCATTGGCTGGAGGATGAGGGGAGCGAAGAAAGCCAGGGCAGGGCCTTCGCAGCCCTCGGGCGGTTAGCCCGCTACGGTTCAAATATCGGCCGCAAGACCCTCGGCGAGAGCCTGTTCCGTCAAGCGCTGCCGAGCATCAAGGAGATGCGTTACGTCCGCTCCCGGGCGAACGCGCTCATAGGTCTCGTAGACCTTACGACGGAAGTTTGGCGCGAAGAGTACGCGCACCTTGCGGGCCAACTGGCGCAGGAGATTCTCGCGCAGTGTCGCGATGAAGAAGGATGGAAGTGGCCTGAAGAGTCTATGACTTATGACAACGGCCGGTTTGCCGAAGCGCTTATCGCATATGGCTACGAGTTCCAAAACGTTAAAAGTCTGAGCCAAGGCCTAGAGATCCTAGAGCATGTCACGGCTGTGCACACGGGCCCCGGCGGAGTCTTCCTTCCGATCGGGTGCCACGGGTTTCATCCGGGCGGGGGCCCCCGCGCGGTCTTCGACCAACAGCCGATCGAGGCGATGTCCATCGTACTGGCTTGTGCCCGTGCATTCGAAGCGACCGGGCGGCGCAAATGGATCCGCGAGGCGGAGCGCGCCTACCGATGGTTCGAGGGCGAAAACGCCGTCGGCGTCCCGGTCATCCCACCGGACGGGACCGGCGCTTACGATGGTCTCGCCCCCGATGGGCCCAGCTTGAACCGGGGCGCGGAATCGACGATCGCTTACTTGACGTCGCGCGTTGTCTACGAGGGCCTCATCCAGCGGGTCGCGCCTTGGGAAGCCGTGACCGTCTGTTAG
- a CDS encoding ring-cleaving dioxygenase: MAVHGIHHVTAMCGDSQRNVDFYAGVLGLRMVKVTVNFDDPGTYHLYYGDATGSPGSAMTFFPWPDAYRGRHGTGQVGRTAFSVPVGALAYWRGRLAENGVEFTEATRFGEARLNFVDPDGLNLALVEAVDDRNAWDQSDVPLEAAIRGFHSTELWLEACEQTERLMDEQLGFRFLAEEGNVRRLASADGPGGFIELVCLPNQGRGRDGVGTVHHIAYRVPDDAAQVELLGSLRSSGQNVTPVQERKYFRSIYFREPGGVLFEVATDTPGFAVDEPVEHLGETLVLPEWLEEYRPQIVRRLPKITTPAGVTVP; the protein is encoded by the coding sequence ATGGCAGTGCACGGCATCCACCACGTTACGGCGATGTGCGGCGATTCCCAGCGGAACGTCGACTTCTACGCGGGCGTCCTGGGCCTCAGGATGGTCAAGGTGACGGTCAACTTCGACGACCCAGGAACGTACCACCTCTACTATGGGGACGCGACCGGGTCGCCGGGCAGCGCGATGACCTTCTTCCCCTGGCCCGACGCCTATCGCGGCCGGCACGGCACGGGGCAAGTCGGCCGCACAGCGTTCTCGGTGCCGGTCGGGGCTCTCGCCTATTGGCGTGGACGCCTCGCTGAGAACGGCGTTGAGTTCACTGAGGCGACCCGTTTCGGAGAGGCGCGACTCAACTTCGTCGACCCAGACGGCTTGAACCTGGCCCTGGTCGAGGCGGTAGACGATCGCAATGCGTGGGACCAATCGGACGTGCCACTTGAAGCGGCGATTCGCGGGTTCCACTCGACAGAGCTCTGGCTGGAAGCTTGCGAGCAGACCGAGAGGCTGATGGACGAGCAGCTGGGCTTCCGGTTCCTTGCGGAAGAGGGAAACGTCCGACGGCTGGCGAGCGCGGACGGGCCGGGCGGCTTTATCGAACTCGTCTGCCTGCCGAACCAAGGGCGGGGGCGCGACGGGGTCGGCACGGTGCACCATATCGCCTATCGCGTGCCAGACGACGCGGCGCAAGTCGAACTGCTTGGCTCCTTGCGGTCGAGCGGACAGAACGTGACCCCGGTCCAGGAGAGAAAGTACTTCCGCAGCATCTATTTCCGGGAGCCGGGCGGCGTGCTCTTCGAGGTTGCTACGGACACCCCTGGGTTCGCGGTGGACGAGCCGGTCGAGCACCTCGGCGAGACGTTGGTCCTGCCGGAATGGCTCGAAGAGTATCGGCCGCAAATCGTCCGAAGGTTGCCGAAGATCACGACGCCCGCCGGCGTCACCGTGCCCTAG
- a CDS encoding DUF1003 domain-containing protein, with protein sequence MAESKNRQEEKARARAVHDFKVNLKAELEVRLLHDKLDYLVVSQMKRLLEFQQIEIDMLRDLMNKASKP encoded by the coding sequence GTGGCCGAAAGCAAGAACCGGCAGGAGGAGAAAGCCCGGGCGCGCGCCGTCCACGATTTCAAGGTAAACCTTAAGGCGGAGTTGGAGGTCCGCCTCTTGCACGACAAACTCGATTATCTTGTCGTCTCTCAAATGAAGCGGCTGTTAGAATTCCAGCAAATCGAAATCGACATGCTAAGAGACCTCATGAACAAGGCGTCCAAGCCTTGA
- a CDS encoding DUF421 domain-containing protein encodes MRWITTISVPWWEHVLHGTVIYLGLLIVFRFISKRESGSVGRSDILLMVLVAESVSDPLQGESKTAADGLILASTIVGWATLLDYLSYRFKFVRRLVQSPPTLLVQDGKPLGRNLRREFISPEELESQLRLQGIDDIAKVKRAYMESNGEVSVVPVR; translated from the coding sequence GTGCGGTGGATCACGACAATCAGCGTGCCTTGGTGGGAGCACGTCCTGCACGGGACGGTCATTTACCTTGGGCTCTTGATCGTTTTCCGGTTCATCTCCAAGCGGGAATCGGGCAGTGTGGGGCGTTCCGACATTCTGCTCATGGTGCTCGTGGCGGAGAGCGTCAGCGACCCGCTGCAAGGCGAGTCGAAGACGGCGGCGGACGGCTTGATCCTGGCGTCGACTATCGTCGGCTGGGCCACCTTGCTCGACTACCTTTCGTACCGTTTCAAATTCGTGCGGCGGCTCGTCCAGTCTCCGCCCACGTTGCTCGTGCAGGATGGCAAGCCCTTGGGACGGAACTTACGAAGGGAGTTCATCTCGCCGGAGGAACTGGAGAGCCAGTTGCGCCTGCAAGGCATCGATGACATCGCGAAGGTCAAGCGCGCTTACATGGAGTCGAACGGGGAAGTGAGCGTGGTCCCCGTGCGGTGA